The DNA window ATAAGAAATGGAAGGGAGAAGAGGTGGTAAAAATAGATTTCGTCGATCTCAAGGCGCAATTCGGCGAGATAAGAGAAGAGATATTCAAGGCAATAGAAGGGGTCATTGATAGCCAGCACTTCATCCTGGGGCCGAGAGTAGAAGAGTTCGAGTACAACGTCGCTGCTTATTGCCAGGTGAAACATGCGGTGGGGTGCGCTTCCGGAACGGATGCCCTCATCATTTCCCTGGCCGCCACAGGAATCGGAGAGGGAGACGAAGTCATCACAACCCCCTTCACTTTTTTTTCCACTGCCAGCTCCATAACCAAAGTGGGGGGAAAACCCGTTTTCGTGGATATTGAGCCTGCTTCCTTCAACATCGACCCCTACCGGATCGAGCGAGCCGTCACCTCCAGGACAAAAGCTGTCCTCCCGGTTCATCTATTCGGACAGATGGCCGATATGGATGCCATCCTGGAGATTGCAAAGCGCAGAGATCTCCTAGTGATAGAGGATGCCGCGCAGGCACTGGGAAGTAAATATCTCGTTGAGAAGAGCGGTAACTGGAAGAAGGCTGGAACTCTGGGCACAGCCGGGTGCTTCTCCTTCTTCCCGACGAAAAACCTGGGTGGATTCGGCGATGGCGGGATGATGGTCACCGATGACGATTTACTGGCCGGGAAAATGAAGCTGCTGCGTGTGCACGGGAGCGCGAAAAAATATTTTCATAAGATGATAGGATGGAACAGCCGACTCGACGCCATCCAGGCTGTGGTCCTTGACGTAAAGCTGAAATACCTCGACCGCTGGTCCCGTGAGAGAAGGGAGAATGCAGACCGCTACGATGCTCTCTTCAGGCAAACCGGGCTTATCGAGGATGGTTTCATAACTATTCCAGCACGCTTTCAGAAATCGTCCCACATCTTCAATCAATACACACTCATGGCGAAGGAGAGGGACCAATTGCGGGATCATCTCGGCTCAAAGAAGATTTCCACGGAGATCTACTACCCCATCCCCCTCCATCTTCAGGAATGCTTCAAGTATCTGGGCTACCGGGAGAACGATTTCCCGAACTCGGAGAGGGCGGCACATGAAGCGCTCTCTCTTCCCATCTACCCCCGCCTTCCGGTGCAGAGTCAGGAGATGATCGTCGAAACCATCTCTGGCTTTTATCGAAAAAAATAGACCGCGGATCGCTTCGCTAAATCATTCAGGAGGGGAGAATCTCGGAGCGGCGAAAGATGGGGTAGAAGTTGTAAGGTTTCAGGAGTACCGCCCCTCCTTCTTCCCTATCCACGAGGCAGATGACCGCCACGATTTCAAAGCCTGCCTCTTTCGCCGCCTCGATGGCGGACAGCGTGGAGCCAGCCGTCGTGACCACATCATCAACAATGATGACCTTTGCGTTGTCCCTGACATTTCCCTCGATCCGGCGCCTGGAACCGTGTCCCTTTGGATCCTTCCTCACGATGAAGGCAGGCAGGGGCTTTTTCTCCATGAAGCTGACCGCTGCTACGGCGGAGACGATGGGATCGGCGCCCAGCGTCAATCCGCCGATGGCATCCGCTTGAATCTTGTTCTCATCAATGATCCGCAGGATCTCCCTCGCAACCAGATAGGAGCCCTCGGGAAGGAGTGTTGTGAGCTTGCTGTCGAAGTAATAGCTGCTCTTCTTACCGGAGGTGAGTGTGAAATCTCCAAAAAGAAGAGAATTCTCTTTGAGAAGTTGAAGCAGCCTATTCCTGTTACTCATGATAACCCCCTGCTTCGAAATAAAATTTAATTGTGAAATTGTCGCGCAGCTATTTAAATATCTTCTTGATCTCCTGTCCGGGG is part of the Acidobacteriota bacterium genome and encodes:
- the pyrE gene encoding orotate phosphoribosyltransferase, with protein sequence MSNRNRLLQLLKENSLLFGDFTLTSGKKSSYYFDSKLTTLLPEGSYLVAREILRIIDENKIQADAIGGLTLGADPIVSAVAAVSFMEKKPLPAFIVRKDPKGHGSRRRIEGNVRDNAKVIIVDDVVTTAGSTLSAIEAAKEAGFEIVAVICLVDREEGGAVLLKPYNFYPIFRRSEILPS
- a CDS encoding DegT/DnrJ/EryC1/StrS family aminotransferase, producing KKWKGEEVVKIDFVDLKAQFGEIREEIFKAIEGVIDSQHFILGPRVEEFEYNVAAYCQVKHAVGCASGTDALIISLAATGIGEGDEVITTPFTFFSTASSITKVGGKPVFVDIEPASFNIDPYRIERAVTSRTKAVLPVHLFGQMADMDAILEIAKRRDLLVIEDAAQALGSKYLVEKSGNWKKAGTLGTAGCFSFFPTKNLGGFGDGGMMVTDDDLLAGKMKLLRVHGSAKKYFHKMIGWNSRLDAIQAVVLDVKLKYLDRWSRERRENADRYDALFRQTGLIEDGFITIPARFQKSSHIFNQYTLMAKERDQLRDHLGSKKISTEIYYPIPLHLQECFKYLGYRENDFPNSERAAHEALSLPIYPRLPVQSQEMIVETISGFYRKK